Proteins from a single region of Oncorhynchus tshawytscha isolate Ot180627B linkage group LG03, Otsh_v2.0, whole genome shotgun sequence:
- the LOC112246712 gene encoding B-cell receptor CD22, protein MALRTAGSVLMVFIWSETVVLGQNGWRVTYNPQIICALKRSTVDLSCSYTYPRGHTVTGTSWFYRWSVVKPQNDDRVEYYGDRVNDCTLRITDLRESDSAEYGFTFRTQIIQGHVFQSVRSESYSGSPGVRLSVTGLEAKCQTIVTEGQPVTLTCSTTCTLTDNPNPTYIWKKNRQHLTNPKTKSNYLYLDPVSSEDTGRYSCAVNGHENLPSAEETLTVRYGPKRVSVSVSPSGKIVEGSSVTLTCSSDANPPVDKYTWYKKNVTSPKASGQSYSITNISSEDSGEYYCEAENTIGAQISTPQLIIVAEKQASVKNASIGIIVVVLVLILFLSVLMWFRKKASKSTSDTRDRRDTVDNGQQDSSPVYDNISGMAITHTAAPTVDTDNQDNVQYASIQHRNQEVPEYSTAQPSQPQKQEEEYSTAQPSQPQKQEEDVQYAAVKFNHTSAVDMPVETTVVQYTGNTRFRV, encoded by the exons ATGGCATTGAGAACAGCAGGAAGTGTGTTGATGGTCTTTATCTGGTCTGAGACAG TGGTACTGGGTCAGAATGGCTGGAGGGTGACTTACAACCCTCAGATTATCTGTGCCTTGAAGAGGTCAACAGTGGATCTGTCCTGCTCTTATACATATCCCAGAGGTCATACAGTCACAGGGACATCATGGTTCTATAGATGGTCTGTTGTGAAACCTCAGAATGATGATCGTGTGGAGTACTATGGGGACAGAGTGAATGACTGCACCCTGAGAAtcacagacctgagagagagtgaCTCAGCTGAGTACGGGTTTACATTTAGGACTCAGATCATACAAGGTCATGTCTTTCAAAGTGTGAGAAGTGAGAGCTATTCTGGCAGTCCTGGAGTCAGGCTGTCCGTCACAG GCCTGGAGGCAAAATGTCAAACTATAGTGACAGAGGGACAGCCTGtgacactgacctgtagcacCACCTGTACTCTGACTGACAACCCCAATCCCACCTACATCTGGAAGAAGAACAGACAACATCTCACAAACCCAAAGACCAAAAGTAACTACCTGTACCTAGACCCAGTCAGCAGTGAGGATACAGGCAGATACTCCTGTGCTGTAAACGGCCATGAGAATCTCCCCTCTGCTGAAGAGACTCTCACTGTCAGAT ATGGCCCAAAGAGAGTGTCAGTATCAGTCAGTCCTTCTGGTAAAATAGTGGAGGGCAGTTCAGTGACTCTGACCTGCAGCAGTGATGCCAACCCACCTGTGGACAAATACACCTGGTACAAGAAGAACGTAACCTCACCAAAAGCATCAGGACAGAGTTACAGCATCACTAACATCAGCTCTGAGGACAGTGGAGAATACTACTGTGAGGCTGAGAATACAATTGGAGCCCAGATATCTACACCTCAATTGATCATTGTAGCCG AGAAACAAGCTTCTGTGAAGAATGCATCGATAGGAATCATAGTGGTTGTTCTGGttctcatcctctttctctctgtccttatgTGGTTCAG GAAGAAGGCCTCCAAATCCACCTCCGACacaagagacagaagagacacagTAGACAATGGACAG CAAGACTCTAGTCCCGTGTATGACAACATCTCAGGCATGGCCATAACCCATACTGCAGCACCGACAGTGGACACAGACAACCAGGATAACGTTCAATACGCCAGCATTCAACACAGAAACCAGGAAGTGCCTGAATACTCCACTGCCCAACCGTCTCAACCCCAGAAACAGGAGGAGGAATACTCCACTGCCCAACCGTCTCAACCCCAGAAACAGGAGGAGGATGTCCAGTACGCTGCTGTGAAATTTAACCACACCAGTGCTGTTGACATGCCAGTAGAGACCACTGTGGTACAGTACACTGGAAACACCAGGTTTAGAGTGTAG
- the LOC112246717 gene encoding uncharacterized protein LOC112246717 isoform X2, whose product MTEKTLILEGLPDDLDKIRSKLDLYFKNKRRSGGEVLQIQDYPGDKKKALLVYLEDASLQKVLAKRDHKIDLKNPIGVVELQVKLKENGGETKVKNVKPPLLPKRDNLTLVGKSALNTEEKQPVSDSQADSVEDKDIKANTHTLLVRTTKELEKELLKLYFDQFASEEEGASITRHGKNSWILKLSFQSDAEKVFAKKEHQYGISVEMYNETAVEGKLDNRRFVLTGFNESCKCDIISLFIGSCSQGAEHTWETLDDGDRVVVSFKQNIDIKSFLRKCSSKKYQGMEIGVCCLELTDSVLVQGDMSQIKGGVEEALNLYFSSKRSKGGDIKSQIWVTKGKSMVITFEDCHVAYQVAEHKHHFGGVDLIAQLFYSSLQKALTGQTALQSDIPSNIALCLSSALFDFIKCDEARKQDLTTGLRKVNASVSFNMITEPPQMELDMTMEKESLGMLRLGPKWGRIAQREALALLEKYKEVQLPTTVEVWERVENSCLGLKSSDASISYKKSNGEIVVVGVQNEVKTLVEKIEHMVKKVSDELQMERNTIVRKISLDSKEKFEIIWDLVSGKLVDVEFSKDEESFIICLKGLENKVSTAEGVVHEAMGNVETRLLNNVSVPLMEFLKSLDLKKFERKHFAQNHISSVFLLSDGSIQILAERADIQRAEDTLHEVIKEEVIKLTPDQAHVTNGKQWAQFFAILNGELKFTKNNHNVSISVTQEKIGVCGFSSVVADVAGKLRGYLDNKKPETVDVSLKSVQEVEFVASCMNLSEVPEIKALGVTILPCKTLGSPCLKITAASDKIKEAVDVVKQQVSTITMERYTYSKAGESKVLEKNQADLQAKFKDLGCKLYLSPVITHCQKYRYNIEGCVTLTVGHGNISQHAADALICPLSSSLSFDTPIAKQFLQIGGPDIRKVFDKFLKERQTLQPGDVVLSNPGTLGAQHLIYAVLPVWGKDTSTLRNISLQSTVQDSLLKADIKKCVSIWMPAMGCGTFGFPVTESCAAVIKGVLGFIKQKPQHLRNIFVIDSDAKIVGEFQSAIEGE is encoded by the exons ATGACGGAAAAAACACTGATTTTGGAGGGTCTGCCAGACGACCTAGACAAAATTAGATCCAAGTTGGATTTGTACTTCAAAAACAAAaggaggtctggaggagaggTATTACAAATTCAAGACTATCCTGGGGACAAGAAGAAGGCTCTGCTCGTTTACCTCGAAGATGCAT CTCTGCAGAAAGTGTTGGCTAAAAGAGATCATAAGATAGATTTAAAAAACCCCATTGGGGTGGTTGAGCTTCAAGTGAAACTGAAAGAGAATGGCGGTGAAACAAAAGTGAAGAATGTTAAACCACCTCTCTTACCAAAAAGAGACAATCTGACTCTTGTGGGAAAATCTGCACTCAACACCGAAGAGAAG CAGCCAGTGTCAGACAGTCAAGCAG ATTCAGTGGAGGATAAGGATATTAaagcaaacacacatacactgctTGTTAGAACCACAAAGGAACTTGAAAAGGAGCTCCTTAAATTGTATTTTGACCAGTTTGCATCGGAAGAAGAAGGGGCCAGCATTACAAGACATGGCAAGAATAGCTGGATCCTCAAACTGTCCTTTCAGTCAG ATGCAGAGAAAGTCTTTGCCAAGAAGGAGCATCAGTATGGCATTTCTGTGGAGATGTACAATGAGACTGCTGTGGAAGGGAAACTGGACAACAGGCGCTTCGTCCTGACTGGGTTTAATGAGAGCTGCAAGTGCGACATCATCTCTCTGTTCATCGGCAGCTGCAGCCAAGGGGCTGAGCATACCTGGGAGACCCTGGACGATGGAGACAGAGTAGTGGTCAGTTTCAAACAGAACATTG ACATAAAGTCCTTCCTTAGGAAATGTTCATCAAAAAAGTACCAGGGCATGGAGATCGGGGTGTGTTGTTTAGAGCTGACAGACTCTGTGCTTGTCCAGGGGGACATGAGCCAAATcaaaggaggagtggaggaggccCTCAATCTCTACTTCTCCAGCAAAAGGAGCAAAGGAGGAGATATCAAGTCCCAGATCTGGGTTACCAAGGGCAAGAGCATGGTCATCACCTTTGAAGACTGTCATG TTGCCTATCAGGTTGCGGAACACAAGCATCATTTCGGTGGGGTGGACCTCATAGCTCAGCTATTCTACTCCAGTCTGCAGAAGGCGTTAACAGGGCAAACAGCCCTCCAATCAGACATCCCTTCTAACATAGCCCTTTGTCTCAGTTCAGCACTTTTCGACTTCATTAAATGTGATGAAGCCCGCAAGCAGGATTTAACAACTGGACTACGTAAGGTCAATGCTAGCGTCTCCTTCAATATGATCACAGAACCCCCACAGATGGAGCTGGATATGACCATGGAGAAGGAGTCCTTGGGCATGCTCAGACTGGGCCCTAAATGGGGAAGAATTGCCCAGAGAGAGGCTCTGGCCTTGCTAGAGAAATACAAAGAGGTTCAGCTGCCCACAACGGTGGAGGTCTGGGAAAGGGTTGAGAATAGTTGTCTTGGTCTCAAATCCTCTGATGCCAGCATCTCTTACAAGAAGAGCAATGGTGAGATTGTTGTGGTAGGAGTGCAGAATGAGGTGAAGACCCTTGTGGAGAAGATTGAGCACATGGTGAAGAAGGTCAGTGATGAGCTTCAGATGGAGAGGAACACAATAGTAAGAAAAATCTCACTGGACTCCAAAGAAAAGTTTGAGATCATCTGGGATCTTGTCTCTGGCAAACTAGTGGACGTGGAGTTTTCCAAAGATGAAGAAAGCTTCATCATATGTCTAAAGGGTTTGGAGAACAAGGTGAGTACCGCAGAAGGTGTTGTCCATGAGGCAATGGGGAATGTTGAAACCAGACTTCTTAATAATGTATCAGTGCCTTTGATGGAGTTCTTGAAATCTCTGGAcctgaaaaagtttgagaggaAGCATTTTGCCCAGAACCACATATCGTCTGTATTCCTCCTTAGTGATGGTTCCATCCAGATCCTTGCAGAAAGAGCTGACATCCAGAGAGCTGAAGACACATTACATGAGGTCATCAAAGAGGAAGTCATCAAACTCACACCAGACCAAGCCCATGTGACCAATGGCAAACAATGGGCACAGTTCTTTGCCATACTTAATGGAGAACTCAAATTCACCAAGAACAACCACAATGTCAGCATCTCCGTAACACAGGAGAAGATTGGAGTCTGTGGATTCTCCAGTGTGGTGGCAGATGTGGCAGGGAAGTTGAGGGGATACCTGGACAACAAGAAGCCGGAAACAGTGGATGTCTCTCTCAAATCAGTCCAGGAAGTAGAGTTTGTGGCCTCTTGCATGAACCTCTCAGAGGTCCCTGAAATCAAGGCTCTGGGCGTGACTATACTGCCATGCAAAACACTAGGATCTCCTTGTCTGAAGATCACGGCAGCGAGTGATAAAATCAAAGAGGCCGTAGATGTAGTGAAACAGCAGGTCAGTACAATTACAATGGAGAGGTACACATACTCCAAGGCCGGGGAGTCCAAAGTCCTAGAGAAAAACCAAGCGGATCTGCAGGCCAAGTTCAAGGATTTAGGGTGCAAACTCTACCTATCACCAGTGATTACCCACTGTCAGAAATACAGATACAACATTGAAGGTTGCGTCACTTTAACTGTTGGTCACGGTAACATCTCCCAACATGCTGCAGATGCTTTGATCTGCCCTCTGAGCAGCAGTCTGTCCTTTGATACTCCGATCGCTAAGCAGTTCCTTCAGATTGGTGGGCCTGATATCAGGAAGGTGTTTGACAAGTTCCTGAAGGAGAGGCAGACTCTACAGCCAGGAGATGTGGTCTTGTCCAACCCAGGCACCCTTGGAGCTCAGCACCTCATCTATGCAGTGCTTCCAGTATGGGGGAAGGACACCTCAACTCTTAGAAATATCAGTCTACAGTCGACGGTCCAGGACAGTTTACTGAAAGCAGACATTAAGAAGTGCGTCTCCATATGGATGCCAGCGATGGGGTGCGGTACCTTTGGTTTTCCCGTCACAGAGAGCTGTGCAGCAGTTATCAAGGGCGTCCTCGGTTTCATTAAACAGAAACCCCAACACCTAAGGAACATATTTGTGATAGACTCTGATGCCAAGATAGTGGGGGAGTTCCAGTCAGCCATTGAAGGAGAG TGA
- the LOC112246717 gene encoding uncharacterized protein LOC112246717 isoform X1, with protein MTEKTLILEGLPDDLDKIRSKLDLYFKNKRRSGGEVLQIQDYPGDKKKALLVYLEDASLQKVLAKRDHKIDLKNPIGVVELQVKLKENGGETKVKNVKPPLLPKRDNLTLVGKSALNTEEKQPVSDSQADSVEDKDIKANTHTLLVRTTKELEKELLKLYFDQFASEEEGASITRHGKNSWILKLSFQSDAEKVFAKKEHQYGISVEMYNETAVEGKLDNRRFVLTGFNESCKCDIISLFIGSCSQGAEHTWETLDDGDRVVVSFKQNIDIKSFLRKCSSKKYQGMEIGVCCLELTDSVLVQGDMSQIKGGVEEALNLYFSSKRSKGGDIKSQIWVTKGKSMVITFEDCHVAYQVAEHKHHFGGVDLIAQLFYSSLQKALTGQTALQSDIPSNIALCLSSALFDFIKCDEARKQDLTTGLRKVNASVSFNMITEPPQMELDMTMEKESLGMLRLGPKWGRIAQREALALLEKYKEVQLPTTVEVWERVENSCLGLKSSDASISYKKSNGEIVVVGVQNEVKTLVEKIEHMVKKVSDELQMERNTIVRKISLDSKEKFEIIWDLVSGKLVDVEFSKDEESFIICLKGLENKVSTAEGVVHEAMGNVETRLLNNVSVPLMEFLKSLDLKKFERKHFAQNHISSVFLLSDGSIQILAERADIQRAEDTLHEVIKEEVIKLTPDQAHVTNGKQWAQFFAILNGELKFTKNNHNVSISVTQEKIGVCGFSSVVADVAGKLRGYLDNKKPETVDVSLKSVQEVEFVASCMNLSEVPEIKALGVTILPCKTLGSPCLKITAASDKIKEAVDVVKQQVSTITMERYTYSKAGESKVLEKNQADLQAKFKDLGCKLYLSPVITHCQKYRYNIEGCVTLTVGHGNISQHAADALICPLSSSLSFDTPIAKQFLQIGGPDIRKVFDKFLKERQTLQPGDVVLSNPGTLGAQHLIYAVLPVWGKDTSTLRNISLQSTVQDSLLKADIKKCVSIWMPAMGCGTFGFPVTESCAAVIKGVLGFIKQKPQHLRNIFVIDSDAKIVGEFQSAIEGEVSPLLNIPFDV; from the exons ATGACGGAAAAAACACTGATTTTGGAGGGTCTGCCAGACGACCTAGACAAAATTAGATCCAAGTTGGATTTGTACTTCAAAAACAAAaggaggtctggaggagaggTATTACAAATTCAAGACTATCCTGGGGACAAGAAGAAGGCTCTGCTCGTTTACCTCGAAGATGCAT CTCTGCAGAAAGTGTTGGCTAAAAGAGATCATAAGATAGATTTAAAAAACCCCATTGGGGTGGTTGAGCTTCAAGTGAAACTGAAAGAGAATGGCGGTGAAACAAAAGTGAAGAATGTTAAACCACCTCTCTTACCAAAAAGAGACAATCTGACTCTTGTGGGAAAATCTGCACTCAACACCGAAGAGAAG CAGCCAGTGTCAGACAGTCAAGCAG ATTCAGTGGAGGATAAGGATATTAaagcaaacacacatacactgctTGTTAGAACCACAAAGGAACTTGAAAAGGAGCTCCTTAAATTGTATTTTGACCAGTTTGCATCGGAAGAAGAAGGGGCCAGCATTACAAGACATGGCAAGAATAGCTGGATCCTCAAACTGTCCTTTCAGTCAG ATGCAGAGAAAGTCTTTGCCAAGAAGGAGCATCAGTATGGCATTTCTGTGGAGATGTACAATGAGACTGCTGTGGAAGGGAAACTGGACAACAGGCGCTTCGTCCTGACTGGGTTTAATGAGAGCTGCAAGTGCGACATCATCTCTCTGTTCATCGGCAGCTGCAGCCAAGGGGCTGAGCATACCTGGGAGACCCTGGACGATGGAGACAGAGTAGTGGTCAGTTTCAAACAGAACATTG ACATAAAGTCCTTCCTTAGGAAATGTTCATCAAAAAAGTACCAGGGCATGGAGATCGGGGTGTGTTGTTTAGAGCTGACAGACTCTGTGCTTGTCCAGGGGGACATGAGCCAAATcaaaggaggagtggaggaggccCTCAATCTCTACTTCTCCAGCAAAAGGAGCAAAGGAGGAGATATCAAGTCCCAGATCTGGGTTACCAAGGGCAAGAGCATGGTCATCACCTTTGAAGACTGTCATG TTGCCTATCAGGTTGCGGAACACAAGCATCATTTCGGTGGGGTGGACCTCATAGCTCAGCTATTCTACTCCAGTCTGCAGAAGGCGTTAACAGGGCAAACAGCCCTCCAATCAGACATCCCTTCTAACATAGCCCTTTGTCTCAGTTCAGCACTTTTCGACTTCATTAAATGTGATGAAGCCCGCAAGCAGGATTTAACAACTGGACTACGTAAGGTCAATGCTAGCGTCTCCTTCAATATGATCACAGAACCCCCACAGATGGAGCTGGATATGACCATGGAGAAGGAGTCCTTGGGCATGCTCAGACTGGGCCCTAAATGGGGAAGAATTGCCCAGAGAGAGGCTCTGGCCTTGCTAGAGAAATACAAAGAGGTTCAGCTGCCCACAACGGTGGAGGTCTGGGAAAGGGTTGAGAATAGTTGTCTTGGTCTCAAATCCTCTGATGCCAGCATCTCTTACAAGAAGAGCAATGGTGAGATTGTTGTGGTAGGAGTGCAGAATGAGGTGAAGACCCTTGTGGAGAAGATTGAGCACATGGTGAAGAAGGTCAGTGATGAGCTTCAGATGGAGAGGAACACAATAGTAAGAAAAATCTCACTGGACTCCAAAGAAAAGTTTGAGATCATCTGGGATCTTGTCTCTGGCAAACTAGTGGACGTGGAGTTTTCCAAAGATGAAGAAAGCTTCATCATATGTCTAAAGGGTTTGGAGAACAAGGTGAGTACCGCAGAAGGTGTTGTCCATGAGGCAATGGGGAATGTTGAAACCAGACTTCTTAATAATGTATCAGTGCCTTTGATGGAGTTCTTGAAATCTCTGGAcctgaaaaagtttgagaggaAGCATTTTGCCCAGAACCACATATCGTCTGTATTCCTCCTTAGTGATGGTTCCATCCAGATCCTTGCAGAAAGAGCTGACATCCAGAGAGCTGAAGACACATTACATGAGGTCATCAAAGAGGAAGTCATCAAACTCACACCAGACCAAGCCCATGTGACCAATGGCAAACAATGGGCACAGTTCTTTGCCATACTTAATGGAGAACTCAAATTCACCAAGAACAACCACAATGTCAGCATCTCCGTAACACAGGAGAAGATTGGAGTCTGTGGATTCTCCAGTGTGGTGGCAGATGTGGCAGGGAAGTTGAGGGGATACCTGGACAACAAGAAGCCGGAAACAGTGGATGTCTCTCTCAAATCAGTCCAGGAAGTAGAGTTTGTGGCCTCTTGCATGAACCTCTCAGAGGTCCCTGAAATCAAGGCTCTGGGCGTGACTATACTGCCATGCAAAACACTAGGATCTCCTTGTCTGAAGATCACGGCAGCGAGTGATAAAATCAAAGAGGCCGTAGATGTAGTGAAACAGCAGGTCAGTACAATTACAATGGAGAGGTACACATACTCCAAGGCCGGGGAGTCCAAAGTCCTAGAGAAAAACCAAGCGGATCTGCAGGCCAAGTTCAAGGATTTAGGGTGCAAACTCTACCTATCACCAGTGATTACCCACTGTCAGAAATACAGATACAACATTGAAGGTTGCGTCACTTTAACTGTTGGTCACGGTAACATCTCCCAACATGCTGCAGATGCTTTGATCTGCCCTCTGAGCAGCAGTCTGTCCTTTGATACTCCGATCGCTAAGCAGTTCCTTCAGATTGGTGGGCCTGATATCAGGAAGGTGTTTGACAAGTTCCTGAAGGAGAGGCAGACTCTACAGCCAGGAGATGTGGTCTTGTCCAACCCAGGCACCCTTGGAGCTCAGCACCTCATCTATGCAGTGCTTCCAGTATGGGGGAAGGACACCTCAACTCTTAGAAATATCAGTCTACAGTCGACGGTCCAGGACAGTTTACTGAAAGCAGACATTAAGAAGTGCGTCTCCATATGGATGCCAGCGATGGGGTGCGGTACCTTTGGTTTTCCCGTCACAGAGAGCTGTGCAGCAGTTATCAAGGGCGTCCTCGGTTTCATTAAACAGAAACCCCAACACCTAAGGAACATATTTGTGATAGACTCTGATGCCAAGATAGTGGGGGAGTTCCAGTCAGCCATTGAAGGAGAGGTAAGTCCGCTTCTCAACATTCCATTCGATGTTTAG
- the LOC112246681 gene encoding protein mono-ADP-ribosyltransferase PARP14-like: MVQSLGVLKDNDVVFSCGGKLNCKNIAQTVGPKNAANITTTIENVLNLCEHRKAVTMSIPTIGTGKGGIEPKDSIKAILKGLESHISQMPSSSIKIIFIVAFEQKIFDLLRDYFNERNLGPHKIEQAKAASPSTPSQSSLPPNQVKIHGVRIEVRRGDITQETVRGIVNTTNSRISLTKGVSAAILKAAGSAVEQECKTICPLRADAAGVTSGGALQCDFILHMLGPHSVADTTLRVTKVLKCCEDKQITTVSFPAVGTGGGGLNGADSIGAILQGIQDHLSQCLVPTIIKLIYIVIYEDKVLQECQLGLNQWKTRQMDKDDLCSDDDDEDSDSEDGIYDDDTSSGEGEGSSGQTGNTIEAVIGPVKVKVICGDITKEKTDAIVSSTNSSLDLNSGVSGAILKAAGQSVVDECKALGTQPNDGVVMTKPGNIQAKHIIHMVGQTKEKEITSSMLKVLKMCEDKKIQSVSIPALGTGAGNLGAVEVGNAMLHAITELQKTIGNPSVKTIHIVIFQTKMMKDFDEVMKKFKKVTPKTAAKKLSKTVQQTTPAQPAPTKPALCLASATAAVVFPSMEAEVYGSSPASLAQVKKLLDELVSEECISQDLPSSHLPLLLEPQKQAIVALS; this comes from the exons ATGGTACAATCACTTG GGGTCCTGAAGGACAATGATGTTGTGTTCTCATGTGGTGGGAAACTGAACTGTAAGAACATAGCTCAGACAGTTGGGCCCAAGAATGCTGCAAATATCACTACCACCATAGAGAATGTCCTTAATCTGTGTGAGCACAGGAAGGCAGTCACAATGTCCATTCCTACTATTGGCACAG GGAAAGGTGGCATTGAGCCCAAAGATTCCATCAAGGCCATACTAAAAGGACTGGAGAGTCACATATCACAGATGCCTTCATCCAGCATCAAAATCATCTTCATAGTGGCCTTTGAGCAAAAGATCTTTGACCTCTTGAGAGATTACTTTAACGAAAGGAACCTGGGCCCACACAAAATCGAGCAG GCAAAGGCTGCATCACCATCTACACCTTCTCAGTCCAGTCTTCCCCCAAATCAAG TTAAAATCCATGGTGTCAGAATTGAAGTGAGGAGAGGCGACATCACTCAAGAAACTGTCAGAGGGATCGTGAATACCACCAACTCAAGAATCAGCTTAACAAAAG GAGTTAGTGCTGCGATTCTCAAAGCAGCTGGGAGCGCAGTTGAACAGGAGTGCAAAACCATCT GCCCTCTGAGGGCTGATGCAGCAGGGGTGACCAGTGGAGGGGCCCTGCAGTGTGACTTCATCCTCCACATGCTGGGGCCCCACTCTGTGGCTGACACTACACTACGAGTCACCAAGGTGCTGAAGTGCTGTGAGGACAAACAGATCACAACCGTGTCCTTCCCTGCTGTGGGCACTG GAGGTGGCGGCCTTAATGGTGCCGACTCCATTGGTGCCATCCTCCAGGGCATCCAGGATCATCTATCACAGTGCCTCGTTCCTACCATCATCAAACTGATCTATATTGTCATCTACGAGGACAAGGTCCTGCAGGAGTGTCAGCTGGGGCTCAACCAGTGGAAGACTAGACAGATG GATAAAGATGATCTttgtagtgatgatgatgatgaagacagTGACTCTGAGGATGGTATTTATGATGATGACACCAGCTCCGGGGAAGGAGAGGGCAGCAGTGGCCAGACAG GAAACACCATTGAAGCAGTAATTGGGCCAGTGAAGGTCAAGGTGATATGTGGGGACATCACTAAGGAGAAAACCGACGCCATCGTCAGCAGTACAAACTCAAGCCTCGATCTGAACTCAG GTGTTTCAGGAGCCATTCTAAAAGCTGCTGGACAGTCGGTTGTGGACGAGTGCAAAGCTTTAG GGACCCAACCCAATGATGGTGTTGTCATGACCAAACCTGGAAACATCCAGGCCAAGCACATCATTCACATGGTGGGGCAGACCAAAGAGAAGGAGATCACCAGCTCCATGCTCAAGGTGTTGAAGATGTGTGAAGACAAAAAAATCCAGTCGGTCTCCATCCCAGCACTTGGAACAG GTGCTGGTAACTTGGGAGCAGTGGAGGTTGGGAATGCAATGTTGCACGCAATAACTGAGCTACAGAAAACCATCGGAAACCCATCAGTTAAAACGATTCACATTGTTATATTCCAAACCAAGATGATGAAGGACTTTGATGAGGTTATGAAAAAGTTCAAAAAGGTGACACCCAAGACTGCTG CCAAAAAGTTATCAAAAACGGTCCAACAaaccacaccagcccagcctGCTCCTACCAAACCAGCCTTGTGTTTGGCCAGCGCCACAGCAGCGGTGGTCTTCCCCAGTATGGAGGCTGAGGTGTACGGGTCCTCCCCTGCCAGCCTGGCTCAGGTGAAGAAACTTCTGGACGAGCTGGTCTCTGAGGAGTGCATTAGCCAGGACCTGCCCTCCAGCCACTTGCCCCTGCTGCTGGAGCCGCAGAAACAGGCCATCGTGGCCCTGAGCTAG